The genomic region AGAGCATCCGGACTGGATCATCTATGGTAGTGAGACGTCTTCCGTAGTACAGAGTCGTGGCATCTATCACTTCCCGCTCGAACAGCCAATTCTGGCAGATGATGATGAGCAGTGCTCGGCTTTGGGTAACAGTACGACGAGCTGGGGCGCGAAGTCGGCAGAATACTGCATTTTGGCAGAGCGGGATCGTCCTTACTCATTGGGTCAATTCCTATGGACTGGATTCGATTATATTGGAGAGCCGACACCGTATCATACGAAGAATTCGTATTTTGGACAGCTGGATACAGCAACGTTCCCGAAAGACTCTTATTTCATTTACCAAGCGGCTTGGACGGATTATAAGAAAAGCCCGATGGTTCACCTGTTCCCGTATTGGGATTTCAGCCCGGGTCAGATTATTGATGTACGCGTGTGCAGCAACGCGCCGAAGATTGAGCTGCAACTCAATGGTAAAACCATTGGCACGTACGATATCGATCATGCCAATGGAACACAGCTGTCTGGCTGGTGGAAAGTGCCTTATGAAGAGGGCGAGCTGAAAGCGATCGCTTATGATGAGAACGGTCAAATCATTGCAACCGATGTGCAAAGATCCTATACGGATGCGAAGAAGATTTGTCTGCAAGCGGATCGGGAGCAGTTGCAAGCGAATGGTACAGACCTGATTTTTGTAGAAATTGATGTGGAAGATGAAGCGGGTAATCCGGTGCACAATGCGAACAACCGTATGCAAGTTAAGGTAACTGGTGCTGGACGATTGCTGGGTCTGGATAACGGGGACAGCACGGACTATGATCCATACAAAGGGTTGAGTAGAAGACTGTTCAGCGGCAAACTGATGGCAATCATCGGAGCGACAAATGAAGCTGGAACGGTGCGGATTGAAGTTTCTTCTGAAGGGTTGGAAGGGGCTACGGCTGAGTTTGAATCTCGGGTTGTGGATAGAGAACTTGATGGTGAAAAACAAGTGCAGCCTGTCTTCATGAACAATGAAGAGCGTCCGGTGCTGACGGGGAATGCTCAGGAGATTCCTTTGCGGAAAATCGAGATCATCAGTAGTGCAGGACAGTTGCTCGATCCGTCCAACCCGGAGCTGACTGTAACCGCTAAACTGTATCCGGAGAACACTTCCTATCGCGACATCGAGTGGGCTGTTGTGAATGATGCGGGGATCGAGTCCAACATTGCCAAGGTGGAAGCTGTTCAAGCGGGAACGGGCGACAACGGCGAGCATCAACATGCGGTGAAAGTATCTGCTATAGGTGACGGGGAGTTCCGACTTCGCGCAACGAGTACCAACGGTACCGATAAAACGAAACTCATCTCCCAGCTGGAGTTCAAGGCGGATGGTCTCGGTACAGCCTACAAAGATCCATACGGCTTCATCACGGGCGGACTGTACGATTACACCAAAGGTGAAGTTGGCAACGGCAACGAACGTGGGGTAGCGACAAGTCGCGATGGAGAGACACATGTAGGCTTCCGTAATATTGACTTCGGACCATACGGCTCTGATACGATTACCATTCCGATCTTTACGTTATCCACTGAGGATTACTTCATTCAGATCTGGGAAGGTATGCCGGATGAAGAGGGAAGTACGATGATCGCGGATGTGGTATATGACAAAGAGTCCATCTGGAATGTGTACCAGGAAGAGACTTATCATCTGTCCAAACGCCTTAGCGGGATTACATCGATCTGTTTTGTGCTGAAGCAGAAGATTCATATTAAAGGATTCTCCTTTGAGCGCCAGAGTCGGGCCTTTGAACAGAATGCCGCTGCATCCTGTGACCATCTCTATGGAGATACGTTCAAAATTGAGGGTGATCGAGTAGAAGGTATCGGAAACAATGTGTCGTTGGAGTTTGAAAATATGGACTTTACGGCAGAAGGCACGTCGAAGCTCGTGATCTACGGTCATTCGCCGATTGATAAAAATACGATTCATATTCGCTTCGCAGGTGAGGACGGACAGAGCAACCAGTTGGTTGAGTTCACACAGTCGGGTGGATATGAGGAGCGGGTGTTTGAGCTTGAGCAGGTGACAGGTGAGCAGAAAGTAAGCTTTATCTTCCTGCCAGGCAGTCAGTTTGACTTCGGTTGGTTCCGATTCGAGAAATAATGAAGCTTCACTAATAGCGAGAGGGATGCAAGGGTCCTTTTCATCCTCAAGGTGTTAGTGGAGTAGCTACAGATGCGATGTATTAATTAATCATCTGGTAGTTTATGAAGACACAAAAACCTGCGAAGCCGAGGCTTTGCAGGTTTTTTTTGCGACCATATAAAGGTGAAAAATCATGGGATTAACTGTACAAAGCATTGGACAGCTCAATCAGGTTTCCGTCAGGATCACGTACATACACCGAACGAATGGGACCCAGCGCACCGGTACGTTCCACTGGACCTTCTTCGATTTTCGTATGATGTTGTGAGAGATGGAGAATCACTTCTTCTAGAGGTGTGCTGACCAGAAAACAAAGATCTGCCGAACCCGGCGTAGGGGTATGAGCTTTCGGTTCAAACTCTTTTCCGCGTTCATGCAAATTGATCTTCTGCTGTCCAAACTGTAATGCTTTTCGGCCTTGGCCGAATTCGACTACCTTCATACCTAATATGTTGGTATAAAATGAAAGGGTTGCTTCCAGATTCTCTACGGTTAACACAAGATGATCAAGTCGTTCTATTTGCATGCATAAGCCTCCTTCGAATTGGATCAATTGTTCCTGTAGAATGAGGGTGTATATAGTAGTATGTCATTTATTATACCTTAGAGCTCAGTTAGATCGACATCGTATGAGAAACACAATTAAGCAGGATGAATAAGGGAGGTACATATGAAAATTATTTTTAGTAGTTCGCCGCTGGATGAGAAGAAGGTAGATGAGAGTTATGAACAGGAGTATGTATGTGCCAAGGAACTTGGCTTTGAGGTGGGACTGGTTCATCTGGAAGAACTAATAGTGAACAAGCGTCCGGAACTCGCTGTGAGACGATTGAAGCACGCAACAGAACGGGAGGATGTACTGTACCGGGGCTGGATGCTGACACCGGAAGCGTACGGGCTACTATATAAGGCGCTGGCATCGAAAAATCTATATCTCATTAATACACCAGAGCAATACAAGCATTGCCATTATCTGCCCGAGTCATATGACGTAATTAAAGGATATACACCGCACTCGGTCTGGGTGCCCATGTCAGTGATTCAGGCTTCACCAGATGCCGTTAAGGAGGCCACTCGCCAGTTTGGTAATCGGCCAATTATCGTTAAGGATTATGTGAAATCTCGTAAACATGAGTGGAAGGAAGCCTGTTACATCCCAGATGCTGCGGATGAGGAGCATGTGAAGCAGGTTGTGCATAACTTTGTGAGGCTACAAGGTGAAGAGTTGAATGTAGGGCTTGTGTTCAGGGAGTATGTTCAGTTGGAGTTTCTGTCCTACCACGACCAGAGCGGTATGCCGTTATCCCGAGAGATGCGGGTGTTTATGTTAGACGGTAAGCCTGCATACATCTCTAACTATTGGGATGAAGGACAGGACGAAGCGTTTAGAGATGCACTCACTTCATTTCTGGACATTGCACAAACGATTCAAAGCCGTTTCTACACGATGGATTTTGCCAAGGTGGAAGGCGGCTCCTGGATTGTTCTTGAACTCGGTGACGGCCAGGTGGCGGGGTTACCGGATTATGCGGATCCGTTGACGTTTTATGAGCAATTGAAGATAGCATTAGTGTAAACAATTAAAAAGAGTTAACTCATGGTGATCATGAATTAACTCTTCTTTAAGTTAAGTTTAAATGGGATGACGATATCGTGTTGTCTTGCCAAGTCTGAACGGGCTTTAATCTCAAAAGTGAGATCCAACTGCTCCGGAAGATCACGAACCTGATCTGTGATGGTCGTGATGTAGTAATGCTTGTCTCCAAGTTTATGAATGTTGCCGAAGGCTGAATCAGCGAATATGTCATTTTTATTATAAAATACATATTCCAAATCATTCTCAGACTGTCCACCGCCCTGAATCTCATAACCCAAATGCACTTCTTGATCTGTATAGGTTGCATTACGCAGTGTGATGGTAAGTCCATTTATGGTTTTAGTTTGAAGTGAGATGTTTGAATCGGGAAGTGCGGATTCTGCTTTATTAGTAACAGAGAAATAAAGCACAATGGGGAGTATCAATATGATAAGACCAATAATGATAGCGATGATGACACTCTTTTTGCTCATTGTGTATGCTCCTTTCAGAGGTAAAGCATATCTGATAAAATTCAATTCATCTTAATATCCAATTATATCATATTTTGGAGGAGGATTTAATGAAGCGGTTCTTGATATTGTGTGTGTTGATACTCGTATTGACAGGTTGTGGTCAGAACAATAGAGAGAAAGCCATTGAATATCTAACGCAAAATCAGAGAAATGATGCATCACTCATTGTATTTACCGACCGTCTTTCGGAGCGGCCATTTATTGTTGATTTACAGACGCAATTAAATGAAGTGAATAACGAAAATTTGAGATCAGAAGGCCCAATTACCAGTGTGAATTTTTATAATGTGCGTGATGATAATAAGTTTAATTATGAGAAGATTTTCGGTCTATAATCATATCCGTACATGATCCTGTTCGAGAAAGGCCACATCACATTGGAAACCCAGGAACCGGAAGAGATCGTTCAGTATTTTAAACAGAAGTAAGACTCCATGAATAACATGCACGAATATGCAAAATATCTGGCTATCAAATGTTCCTTGTCTACTGAATCTTTAACAAGAAAATGAATCCTCCGTTTGATTCCAATCAAACTCTTCACTTGTTAAAATTTAGGTATAACTACTATGGTCAGGTTGGCGGTGAAGATGGTATGCAACGTATTCAGGTACATCCCGATGTGTTGGACGAAAAAGCTCGATTGGTTCAGCAGAAGAAGTTGGAACTCGATCGAATCGTTAGAGAACTGGAGAAATCCATCTATATGTTGCAATCCGAATGGTCGGGTGTGACAGGAGAGCGATTCTTCTGGGATTTTATGCAAGTGAAGGAAGTGTTCCCAACTACACTTGGGCTGTTGGACAAGATCCAGAATGAGTTTACGTTTATCGCGAGGAACTTCAGAACAACGGACGGTTCAGGCGAGGTTGCACTGTATATTCCAGAGGAACTAAAGCGAAATTTCGCTGTAGGGCTGCTCGATCAATCTATAGGAGAAACAATAACGGGATTGGGCCAGACGGCAGAAGCTTTCTTCTCTAACCCGTTCAGTACATTAAGCAGTGTGGCATATGCCATGACAGTGGGCAAAGTTGTTGACGTTGGACGTGGTATTCAGTTTGCATGGGATACCGCCTGGGGCAAGGGAACGGCTAGGTCTGATATAGAGCAATTTGTAGAGAATCAGAAGAAGCAGATTGATGAGAGTGGAGCAGGATATTACGGTGGGGCGATGACAGGACAGGCTCTGGCGTATGTTTTGTTTGGGAAAGCTCTTCGTTCGAAAGATGACATTGGGGCTGGTGGAAGTAAGCCTGAGTCGGGGAAAGGGAAAGCAGGAATAGGTAAAAATGAGATTGAACTAACTAGACCAAGTAATTCCCCGAGCTCTAATGCAACGCCGAAAGGATATCCAGCAAAAATTCGTCCACAAGATGACAAAGAAACAGTACGTGGGCGTGAACGGGAAAATGAGGCAGCAAAAATATTAGCCGAAAAAGGATATGATATCACACAAAGCCCTCAATTACCTGGACAAAATAAGAAGCCAGATTATTTAATTGAGGGTAATGTTTTTGATTGTTTCTCACCAAAAGGGGAAAAATCTCCTCGGAATATATGGTCAAAATTGATAAATGAAAAACTAGCAGAAGGACAAGCTAACCGATTTGTTGTAAATTTGGACGATTGGTCTGGTGATGTTGATATATTGAAAAAACAATTTAATGATTGGCCTGCTGAGGGGCTGGAAGAGATTATAGCTATAAAAAATGGAAAAATTATAAATATATATCCCTGATCTATAAGGAGGAATTATAATGGCAACGGACTGCTCCTTGAAATGTGAAGAAGTTGTGCTGTCAAAAGAAATCCTGATTGAGAAATTAACTAAGATCAATATTATTTGTGATGAAGTAATACAATTAGACAAAGGATTAAAAATTGATGAAACAGTAAATAAAGTTGGATTTTCAATTGCTTTAATTGATACTTCGGCTAGTCCATTTGGTTACGATTCAGAGTTTCTTGCCAATGATTTTAAATATAATCAGAGTTTAAATTTTCGAATAGATAATGACTGGGATAGTATAGAGGCAATTACTCACATTCTTGTACTAGTCTTTGAAATAATCGATTCGACGGAAAGTAACCTGTTGTTTCTTCTTAATGATAATGAATGTGTTTATAGAAT from Paenibacillus sp. FSL R5-0341 harbors:
- a CDS encoding WXG100 family type VII secretion target, which codes for MQRIQVHPDVLDEKARLVQQKKLELDRIVRELEKSIYMLQSEWSGVTGERFFWDFMQVKEVFPTTLGLLDKIQNEFTFIARNFRTTDGSGEVALYIPEELKRNFAVGLLDQSIGETITGLGQTAEAFFSNPFSTLSSVAYAMTVGKVVDVGRGIQFAWDTAWGKGTARSDIEQFVENQKKQIDESGAGYYGGAMTGQALAYVLFGKALRSKDDIGAGGSKPESGKGKAGIGKNEIELTRPSNSPSSNATPKGYPAKIRPQDDKETVRGRERENEAAKILAEKGYDITQSPQLPGQNKKPDYLIEGNVFDCFSPKGEKSPRNIWSKLINEKLAEGQANRFVVNLDDWSGDVDILKKQFNDWPAEGLEEIIAIKNGKIINIYP
- a CDS encoding glycoside hydrolase family 2 TIM barrel-domain containing protein codes for the protein MNQKRLFNDGWQFAKSKLDVMEPAGLVFEPVELPHDWLIYNTLELYEDSIGWYRKTFHYTKDERQLLLCFDGVYMDSSVYVNGQLVGEWKYGYSAFEHEITKALVEGDNEIVVKVAHQSPNSRWYSGAGIYRHVWLKTRDRNHIVTDGTYVSIKQQTGGWQVEVDTELNLEQNQQAKLVHTILYEGQVVVSTQANVKTSAGQNASASTDSQQISMENPNLWSPDAPHLYELVTELRLITDDQSEEIIETVTQRIGFKDVKLDPSEGFYLNGVHTKMNGVCEHHDLGALGAAFNLTALRRRFVLLKEMGVNAIRTAHNMPAKEFMELADEMGMLVVSEAFDMWERAKTPYDYARFFPEWVHTDVKSWVKRDRNHPSLIMWSIGNEIYDTHADERGQEVTRMLMDYVLEFDPKGNAGVTIGSNYMPWENAQKCADIVKLAGYNYAEKYYDKHHEEHPDWIIYGSETSSVVQSRGIYHFPLEQPILADDDEQCSALGNSTTSWGAKSAEYCILAERDRPYSLGQFLWTGFDYIGEPTPYHTKNSYFGQLDTATFPKDSYFIYQAAWTDYKKSPMVHLFPYWDFSPGQIIDVRVCSNAPKIELQLNGKTIGTYDIDHANGTQLSGWWKVPYEEGELKAIAYDENGQIIATDVQRSYTDAKKICLQADREQLQANGTDLIFVEIDVEDEAGNPVHNANNRMQVKVTGAGRLLGLDNGDSTDYDPYKGLSRRLFSGKLMAIIGATNEAGTVRIEVSSEGLEGATAEFESRVVDRELDGEKQVQPVFMNNEERPVLTGNAQEIPLRKIEIISSAGQLLDPSNPELTVTAKLYPENTSYRDIEWAVVNDAGIESNIAKVEAVQAGTGDNGEHQHAVKVSAIGDGEFRLRATSTNGTDKTKLISQLEFKADGLGTAYKDPYGFITGGLYDYTKGEVGNGNERGVATSRDGETHVGFRNIDFGPYGSDTITIPIFTLSTEDYFIQIWEGMPDEEGSTMIADVVYDKESIWNVYQEETYHLSKRLSGITSICFVLKQKIHIKGFSFERQSRAFEQNAAASCDHLYGDTFKIEGDRVEGIGNNVSLEFENMDFTAEGTSKLVIYGHSPIDKNTIHIRFAGEDGQSNQLVEFTQSGGYEERVFELEQVTGEQKVSFIFLPGSQFDFGWFRFEK
- a CDS encoding SitI3 family protein translates to MATDCSLKCEEVVLSKEILIEKLTKINIICDEVIQLDKGLKIDETVNKVGFSIALIDTSASPFGYDSEFLANDFKYNQSLNFRIDNDWDSIEAITHILVLVFEIIDSTESNLLFLLNDNECVYRIDGILRINNEDGFWDRVEYKRFIETREYKDM
- a CDS encoding VOC family protein: MQIERLDHLVLTVENLEATLSFYTNILGMKVVEFGQGRKALQFGQQKINLHERGKEFEPKAHTPTPGSADLCFLVSTPLEEVILHLSQHHTKIEEGPVERTGALGPIRSVYVRDPDGNLIELSNALYS
- a CDS encoding ATP-grasp domain-containing protein, producing the protein MKIIFSSSPLDEKKVDESYEQEYVCAKELGFEVGLVHLEELIVNKRPELAVRRLKHATEREDVLYRGWMLTPEAYGLLYKALASKNLYLINTPEQYKHCHYLPESYDVIKGYTPHSVWVPMSVIQASPDAVKEATRQFGNRPIIVKDYVKSRKHEWKEACYIPDAADEEHVKQVVHNFVRLQGEELNVGLVFREYVQLEFLSYHDQSGMPLSREMRVFMLDGKPAYISNYWDEGQDEAFRDALTSFLDIAQTIQSRFYTMDFAKVEGGSWIVLELGDGQVAGLPDYADPLTFYEQLKIALV